A genomic region of Streptosporangium lutulentum contains the following coding sequences:
- a CDS encoding ABC transporter substrate-binding protein, with protein sequence MSDQSHDALNPASQIPDGLRVPAISRRRLLQLSALGVGAFSAAPLLAACGADSTSTQAASPGGAAKKGGDLIIVRDHDAVNMDKTTVFSNGSIWTYNQIYEPLVAMTDDGQGVKPWLAESYEMSPDNLSCTLKLRKDVKFHNGQPMTSADVKFSIDESSKTKGGWEFINSAIKEITTPDDYTVVVTTKYPWAPLLADLSCPNNGIIPKDYAGKSKDEFYAAPIATGPFMWGTWQKGNSLTLKKNPSYWQAGKPYLDSVTWKVVADSNARAIQLQGGQAHINEAPPFSSLSQLKSTPNLKVELFPSTRTDYIMVNNTKKPFDDVHVRRAISYAIDREALVKSVLFGNGTVANSFMMPSTPYYDKNSPGLQYDMAKAKEELAQSSVPQGFTTTWLAMSGDAVDASIAQIVQASLKELGITMNIQNVDPSAQHDMTGKLQYEIAHSYWTMDLADPDELVQYALDPTTGGHSFNTGFDDKEIIELVHKAQKEFDKTKRQALYSELQTKAAESAFMSFLFYTPFPYATTSDVKGFKVLPTGSYHMEDVSL encoded by the coding sequence ATGTCTGACCAGAGCCATGACGCGTTGAACCCGGCCTCGCAAATCCCCGACGGCCTCAGGGTCCCCGCGATCAGCAGGCGCCGGCTGCTTCAGCTGAGCGCCCTCGGAGTGGGAGCTTTCTCCGCCGCGCCGCTGCTGGCAGCCTGCGGGGCCGACTCGACCTCCACGCAGGCCGCCTCCCCGGGAGGGGCGGCCAAGAAGGGAGGCGACCTCATCATCGTCCGCGACCACGACGCGGTGAACATGGACAAGACGACCGTGTTCAGCAACGGCTCGATCTGGACCTACAACCAGATCTACGAGCCGCTGGTGGCCATGACGGACGACGGCCAGGGGGTGAAGCCCTGGCTCGCGGAGAGCTACGAGATGTCGCCGGACAACCTCTCCTGCACGCTGAAGCTCAGGAAGGACGTCAAGTTCCACAACGGCCAGCCGATGACCTCGGCCGATGTGAAGTTCTCCATCGACGAGTCGAGCAAGACCAAGGGCGGCTGGGAGTTCATCAACTCCGCGATCAAGGAGATCACCACGCCGGACGACTACACCGTCGTGGTGACCACCAAGTACCCGTGGGCGCCGCTGCTGGCCGACCTGAGCTGCCCGAACAACGGCATCATCCCCAAGGACTACGCGGGCAAGAGCAAGGACGAGTTCTACGCCGCCCCGATCGCGACCGGCCCGTTCATGTGGGGCACCTGGCAGAAGGGCAACTCGCTCACCCTGAAGAAGAACCCGTCCTACTGGCAGGCGGGCAAGCCGTACCTGGACTCGGTCACCTGGAAGGTGGTCGCGGACAGCAACGCCCGCGCGATCCAGCTGCAGGGCGGACAGGCGCACATCAACGAGGCTCCGCCGTTCTCCAGCCTCTCCCAGCTCAAGAGCACGCCCAACCTGAAGGTCGAGCTGTTCCCGTCCACCAGGACGGACTACATCATGGTGAACAACACCAAGAAGCCGTTCGACGACGTGCACGTGCGCCGCGCCATCTCCTACGCCATCGACCGGGAAGCGCTGGTCAAGAGCGTCCTGTTCGGCAACGGCACCGTGGCGAACTCGTTCATGATGCCGTCCACGCCGTACTACGACAAGAACTCCCCGGGCCTGCAGTACGACATGGCCAAGGCCAAGGAGGAGCTGGCCCAGTCGAGCGTGCCGCAGGGCTTCACCACCACCTGGCTGGCCATGTCCGGTGACGCGGTGGACGCGTCGATCGCGCAGATCGTCCAGGCGTCCCTGAAAGAGCTCGGCATCACCATGAACATCCAGAACGTGGACCCGAGCGCGCAGCACGACATGACGGGCAAGCTCCAGTACGAGATCGCGCACTCGTACTGGACGATGGACCTCGCCGACCCCGACGAGCTGGTGCAGTACGCGCTCGACCCGACGACGGGCGGGCACTCCTTCAACACCGGTTTCGACGACAAGGAGATCATCGAACTGGTGCACAAGGCGCAGAAGGAGTTCGACAAGACCAAGCGCCAGGCGCTGTACAGCGAGCTCCAGACGAAGGCCGCCGAGTCCGCGTTCATGTCGTTCCTGTTCTACACGCCGTTCCCGTACGCGACCACCAGCGACGTGAAGGGCTTCAAGGTCCTGCCCACGGGCTCGTACCACATGGAAGACGTCTCGCTCTGA
- a CDS encoding ABC transporter permease — protein sequence MAGLVLFALIVLCAVCAPLLTSYDPIQQNLTDAFLPPGAKDHILGTDAFGRDVFSRLLYGARVDLKVGVLAVISPFVIGSLLGLIAGWFGGWVDAVISRVVDMVIAFPFLVLVIALVFAMGPGTTSIYTAITLVGWVAYCRIVRGQVLLAKEQEYAMAARASGLPTWRILLRHLLPNVVLQAFVFSMSDIVLTLLAIVTLGFLGLGVPPPTPDWGTMIQEGQQFILDKWYMSTIPGLAVVITGLALALIADGIVEKANK from the coding sequence GTGGCGGGCCTGGTGCTGTTCGCCCTCATCGTGCTGTGCGCGGTCTGCGCGCCTCTGCTGACGAGCTACGACCCGATCCAGCAGAACCTCACGGACGCGTTCCTCCCGCCCGGTGCGAAAGATCACATCCTCGGCACCGACGCGTTCGGGCGCGACGTGTTCTCCAGGCTGCTCTACGGCGCGCGCGTCGACCTCAAGGTCGGCGTGCTGGCGGTCATCTCACCGTTCGTGATCGGCAGCCTGCTCGGCCTGATCGCGGGATGGTTCGGCGGCTGGGTCGACGCCGTCATCAGCCGCGTCGTCGACATGGTGATCGCTTTCCCCTTCCTGGTGCTGGTGATCGCGCTGGTGTTCGCGATGGGCCCCGGGACGACGAGCATCTACACGGCGATCACGCTTGTCGGCTGGGTGGCGTACTGCCGCATCGTGCGCGGCCAGGTGCTGCTCGCCAAAGAGCAGGAGTACGCGATGGCGGCCAGGGCCAGCGGCCTGCCGACGTGGCGGATCCTGCTGCGGCACCTGCTGCCCAACGTCGTCCTGCAGGCGTTCGTCTTCTCGATGAGCGACATCGTGCTGACCCTGCTGGCGATCGTGACCCTAGGTTTCCTCGGCCTCGGTGTACCGCCACCCACGCCCGACTGGGGAACGATGATCCAGGAAGGTCAGCAGTTCATCTTGGATAAGTGGTACATGTCTACGATTCCCGGCTTGGCGGTCGTTATCACCGGCCTGGCACTGGCGCTGATCGCGGACGGCATCGTGGAGAAGGCGAACAAATGA
- a CDS encoding ABC transporter ATP-binding protein codes for MTAPLLEVRDLHVDIPMPHGRLHAVRGVSLSVGVAESVGLVGESGSGKSLTLRALLGLLPRPARIVSGSVLIDGEDVTGLPAKQLHTRLTETMSMVFQDALTALNPVMRVGDQIAEAPLRKLGKSRSEAKAVAIDLMAEVGIPDPERRYQLYPHELSGGMRQRICIAIALSTKPRLILADEPTTALDVTIQAQVLGVLRRLKQEENVGLLLVSHDLAVVSQTCSRLYVMYAGKVVESGTLLDLIAEPKHPYTFSLLRSVPDPDRRVARLLTIHGQPPDLTDALVGCSFAARCPFVEERCRREEPALVPVGSASGTVIRKSACLRVDTAERWTEMVSEETVGQQ; via the coding sequence ATGACGGCGCCATTGCTAGAGGTCCGCGACCTGCACGTGGACATCCCGATGCCGCATGGGCGGTTGCACGCGGTCCGCGGGGTGTCGCTCTCGGTCGGCGTCGCGGAGTCGGTCGGACTGGTCGGTGAATCGGGCTCGGGCAAGAGCCTGACGCTGCGCGCGCTGCTCGGACTGCTGCCGCGTCCGGCCAGGATCGTCTCCGGAAGCGTGCTCATCGACGGCGAGGACGTCACCGGGTTGCCGGCCAAGCAGCTGCACACCCGGCTGACCGAGACCATGAGCATGGTCTTCCAGGACGCCCTGACCGCGCTGAACCCGGTCATGCGCGTCGGCGACCAGATCGCCGAGGCGCCCCTGCGCAAGCTGGGCAAGTCGCGCAGCGAGGCGAAGGCCGTCGCGATCGACCTCATGGCGGAGGTCGGAATCCCCGACCCCGAGCGCCGTTACCAGCTCTATCCCCACGAGCTGTCCGGCGGGATGCGCCAGCGGATCTGCATCGCGATCGCGCTGTCCACCAAGCCGCGGCTGATCCTCGCCGACGAGCCGACCACCGCGCTCGACGTGACGATCCAGGCTCAGGTCCTCGGGGTGCTGCGCCGGCTCAAACAAGAGGAAAACGTCGGGCTTCTGCTGGTAAGTCATGATCTCGCCGTGGTCAGCCAGACCTGTTCGCGGCTCTATGTCATGTACGCGGGCAAGGTCGTGGAGTCGGGCACCCTGCTCGACCTGATCGCCGAGCCCAAGCACCCGTACACGTTCTCGTTGCTGCGCTCGGTGCCCGATCCGGACCGCCGGGTCGCCCGGTTGCTGACCATCCACGGGCAGCCGCCCGACCTCACCGACGCCCTCGTCGGATGTTCCTTCGCCGCCCGGTGCCCGTTCGTGGAAGAGCGCTGCCGCCGGGAGGAACCGGCGCTGGTACCCGTCGGATCGGCGTCCGGCACGGTGATCCGCAAGAGCGCGTGCCTGCGTGTCGACACCGCGGAGCGCTGGACCGAGATGGTCTCGGAGGAAACGGTGGGGCAGCAGTGA
- a CDS encoding HpcH/HpaI aldolase/citrate lyase family protein: protein MSTPAHPPVTADVPGARSWLFVPGDRGDRFAKAAASGADVVICDLEDAVAADAKEPARAEVARWLGAGGVACVRINARGTPFHDADVSALSGARGLRAVMLPKAEDPRALGELSDALGPDTVVIALVETALGLHRAYDLASAPGVARLAFGSIDFALDLGAEETPTSMLFARSSLVVASRAARVAAPIDGVTVVLDDPSVVEAEAATAAGLGFGGKLCVHPRQVSAVNTAFSPSEEDVLRARRILDSVADGGAGRLDGKMVDRPVVERARLVLRRAGVEPAP, encoded by the coding sequence ATGTCAACGCCCGCCCACCCGCCCGTGACGGCGGATGTGCCCGGAGCCCGCTCCTGGCTGTTCGTCCCCGGTGACCGCGGCGACCGGTTCGCCAAGGCGGCCGCGAGCGGCGCCGACGTCGTGATCTGCGATCTGGAGGACGCCGTCGCCGCGGACGCCAAGGAGCCGGCCCGCGCCGAGGTCGCGCGCTGGCTCGGCGCGGGCGGTGTCGCGTGCGTGCGGATCAACGCCCGGGGCACGCCGTTCCACGACGCCGACGTCTCCGCGCTGTCCGGGGCGCGGGGCCTGCGCGCCGTCATGCTGCCCAAGGCCGAGGACCCGCGGGCCCTGGGTGAGCTGAGCGACGCCCTGGGCCCGGACACCGTGGTGATCGCGCTGGTCGAGACGGCGCTGGGCCTGCACCGCGCGTATGACCTGGCCTCGGCGCCCGGCGTGGCTCGCCTGGCCTTCGGCTCGATCGACTTCGCCCTCGACCTCGGGGCAGAGGAAACCCCGACCTCGATGCTGTTCGCGCGTTCCTCCCTGGTGGTGGCGTCGCGCGCGGCACGCGTGGCCGCCCCGATCGACGGCGTCACCGTCGTCCTGGACGACCCTTCCGTCGTCGAGGCGGAGGCGGCCACCGCGGCCGGCCTGGGTTTCGGAGGCAAGCTGTGCGTCCACCCGCGCCAGGTGAGCGCCGTCAACACCGCGTTCAGCCCCAGCGAGGAGGACGTTCTCCGCGCCCGGCGGATCCTGGACAGCGTCGCCGACGGCGGCGCGGGACGGCTGGACGGGAAGATGGTCGACCGGCCGGTCGTGGAGCGCGCCCGGCTGGTCCTGCGACGGGCCGGCGTGGAGCCCGCCCCCTGA
- a CDS encoding zinc-binding dehydrogenase: protein MRAALYLSAGNVVVDDVPDASLSQPTDAVVRVLRSCVCGSDLWSYRGIINRVERSRLGHEFIGVVEEVGSEVGTLRPGDLVVAPFMWSDNTCPACVDGIQSSCDNGGTFGAPGTDGGQGEAVRVPQADGTLVAVPGGVSGVDESLYAALLSASDVMATGLHGAVLAGVTEGSTVAVIGDGAVGLCAVLGAKAVLGAERIILMSRHADRAAIGRSFGATDVIAERGDEGIAAVRERTGGLGVRHVVEAVGTPESWAMAVGMAREGGSIGAVGIPHTAPELPLFQPLIHHLSLNLGIAPARRYLPDLISRIMAGTLDPGSVFDSVIPLADVAQGYAAMSARESIKVMLN, encoded by the coding sequence ATGCGTGCCGCTCTCTACCTGTCTGCCGGGAACGTCGTCGTCGACGACGTGCCCGACGCCTCCCTGTCCCAGCCCACCGACGCCGTGGTGCGGGTTCTCCGTTCCTGCGTCTGCGGTTCGGACCTGTGGTCCTACCGCGGGATCATCAACCGCGTGGAGCGATCCCGGCTGGGCCACGAGTTCATCGGCGTCGTCGAGGAAGTCGGCAGCGAGGTCGGCACCCTCCGTCCCGGCGACCTCGTCGTCGCGCCGTTCATGTGGTCCGACAACACCTGCCCGGCCTGCGTGGACGGGATCCAGAGCTCATGTGACAACGGCGGCACCTTCGGCGCGCCGGGCACCGACGGCGGCCAGGGCGAAGCCGTGCGGGTTCCCCAGGCCGACGGAACCCTCGTGGCCGTACCGGGTGGCGTGAGCGGTGTCGACGAGTCGCTGTACGCCGCGCTCCTGTCCGCCTCCGACGTGATGGCCACCGGGCTGCACGGAGCCGTCCTGGCCGGCGTCACCGAGGGGTCGACGGTGGCCGTCATCGGCGACGGGGCGGTCGGACTGTGCGCGGTGCTGGGGGCGAAGGCCGTCCTCGGCGCCGAGCGGATCATCCTGATGAGCCGGCACGCGGACCGCGCCGCGATCGGCAGGTCCTTCGGCGCGACGGATGTCATCGCCGAGCGAGGCGACGAGGGCATCGCGGCCGTCCGCGAAAGGACCGGCGGCCTGGGCGTACGCCATGTGGTGGAAGCGGTCGGCACTCCGGAGTCCTGGGCGATGGCGGTCGGCATGGCCCGCGAGGGAGGCTCGATCGGCGCGGTCGGCATCCCGCACACAGCGCCGGAGCTGCCGTTGTTCCAGCCGCTCATCCACCACCTGAGCCTGAATCTCGGAATCGCCCCCGCACGCCGTTACCTCCCCGACCTGATCTCGCGGATCATGGCCGGGACGCTCGATCCCGGCTCGGTCTTCGATAGCGTGATCCCGCTCGCCGACGTGGCTCAGGGCTATGCCGCGATGTCGGCCCGGGAGTCGATCAAAGTCATGCTCAATTGA
- a CDS encoding ABC transporter permease, with the protein MKYLVYILKRLVSLIPVLLGISFIVFFLIRLIPGDPAATLLGSHATPASIAELRSQLGLTEPVWKQYLTFLGHLFQGNLGYSYVYNSSTVDLIKVSLPVTIWLLVAGTFFTLLIAVPLAVLAAARRNGIIDNIIRAVPVVGLGLPAFWLGIMLILVFGLKLGWLPVAGYGVSIVDHLRGIVLPGITIALTLSPILIRSLRASMIDVLSSDYIVTARAKGISTVRVVLGHALRNAAVSSVTVLGVNIAYLTGSTLVVERVFSLPGIGQQMINSILGRDFPTVQGITLTFAIMVVVVNLLTDVTHAALDPRVKLT; encoded by the coding sequence ATGAAGTATCTGGTCTACATTCTCAAACGGCTGGTGTCCCTGATCCCCGTGCTCCTGGGGATCTCGTTCATCGTGTTCTTCCTCATCCGCCTGATACCAGGGGATCCGGCGGCCACGTTGCTCGGGTCGCACGCCACCCCGGCCTCGATCGCCGAACTGCGCAGCCAGCTGGGGCTCACCGAGCCGGTGTGGAAGCAGTACCTGACGTTTCTCGGGCACCTGTTCCAGGGCAACCTCGGTTACTCCTACGTCTACAACAGCTCGACCGTGGATCTGATCAAGGTCAGCCTGCCGGTGACGATCTGGCTGCTGGTGGCGGGCACCTTCTTCACGCTCCTGATCGCCGTGCCGCTGGCCGTCCTGGCCGCGGCGCGGCGCAACGGGATCATCGACAACATCATCCGTGCGGTGCCGGTCGTGGGCCTGGGGCTGCCGGCGTTCTGGCTCGGCATCATGCTGATCCTGGTCTTCGGGCTGAAACTGGGCTGGCTCCCGGTCGCCGGATACGGCGTCAGCATCGTCGACCACCTGCGCGGGATCGTGCTGCCGGGTATCACGATCGCCCTGACCCTCTCGCCGATCCTGATCCGCAGCCTGCGGGCCAGCATGATCGACGTGTTGAGCAGCGACTACATCGTGACGGCGCGTGCCAAGGGGATCAGCACCGTGCGCGTGGTGCTCGGTCACGCCCTGCGCAACGCCGCGGTCTCGTCGGTCACGGTGCTCGGCGTGAACATCGCCTATCTCACCGGATCGACGCTCGTGGTCGAACGCGTCTTCTCGCTGCCCGGTATCGGACAGCAGATGATCAATTCCATTCTCGGAAGGGATTTCCCCACCGTGCAGGGAATCACGCTTACTTTCGCGATCATGGTTGTGGTCGTGAACCTTTTGACCGACGTGACGCACGCCGCTCTCGACCCCCGGGTCAAGCTCACATGA
- a CDS encoding amidase family protein: MQLTIIGAGAIGGTIGAHLIRAGHDVLLCDADPAHVEAINREGLTIEGPVENFTVAARAVTPENLPDRLDRVAIAVKSHHTAQAAELVRDRLAPDGYLVSFQNGLTADTLSAAVGTHRLLVSFVNFGADVLAPGRIMQGNIGTFRVGEATGGEITPRVRELVEALPYAVATDNIMGFLWGKEAYGAMLYAGAVSDLSIADSLEAPEWRPLMLGIAREVLAQSPVKPEGFDGFEPDDLEGSLARLVTFNRNSAKSHSGIYRDLMVRKRKTEVDDLLNDLAGPLTTYTGEIIKAIERGERTCEVANLELLAAYERSERLGRPLNAVVTLFHAPLRAPGGPLHGVQIAVKDLIDIAGHPSGSGNPHAMSAEPATADAPIIATLRATGADVFAATSLLEYAAGATHPDVPEAMNPYNPKRTAGGSSGGSAALVGVGACAVALGTDTGGSIRIPAHYCATVGFKPSYGALPLDGVQALSPTLDHVGLLARDVRITTEVFSALTGTAPETESRTALRIGVLPGQLERAEVEPDVATAVRDAIGALRDAGCSIVEVDGSAFDELEKTFSDILLFEAWQVHGERATADPGHYGPETLRLVRSAAEVSEADYREALATRERLLPVAAEVYAGIDVLLTPAAPFVAPVTTPPVDTPEGAAEGLFTGVLNLTGAPALVLPCGWSADGLPIGLQLSSPLGTDMGLLAAARYVESTLDVEARTPAVH; encoded by the coding sequence ATGCAATTGACCATCATCGGTGCGGGCGCGATCGGCGGCACGATCGGCGCCCATCTGATCCGCGCCGGCCACGACGTGCTGCTCTGTGACGCCGACCCGGCGCACGTCGAGGCGATCAACCGAGAAGGACTGACCATCGAGGGGCCGGTCGAGAACTTCACCGTGGCCGCGCGGGCGGTCACCCCCGAGAATCTGCCGGACCGCCTGGACCGGGTCGCGATCGCCGTCAAGAGCCACCACACCGCCCAGGCCGCCGAACTCGTCCGTGACCGGCTGGCCCCCGACGGTTACCTGGTCAGCTTCCAGAACGGCCTGACCGCCGACACGCTCTCGGCCGCGGTCGGCACCCACCGGCTCCTCGTGAGCTTCGTGAACTTCGGCGCGGACGTGCTGGCCCCCGGGCGCATCATGCAGGGCAACATCGGCACGTTCCGTGTCGGCGAGGCGACCGGCGGTGAGATCACACCGCGGGTACGCGAACTCGTCGAGGCCCTCCCCTACGCCGTGGCCACCGACAACATCATGGGATTCCTCTGGGGCAAGGAGGCCTACGGCGCGATGCTCTACGCCGGCGCGGTCTCCGACCTGTCGATCGCCGACTCCCTGGAGGCGCCGGAGTGGCGTCCGCTCATGCTCGGCATCGCCAGGGAGGTGCTCGCACAGTCACCGGTGAAGCCGGAGGGATTCGACGGTTTCGAACCCGACGACCTCGAGGGCTCGCTCGCCCGGCTGGTCACCTTCAACCGGAACAGCGCCAAGTCCCACAGCGGCATCTACCGCGACCTGATGGTCCGCAAGCGCAAGACCGAGGTCGACGACCTGCTGAACGATCTCGCGGGCCCGCTGACGACGTACACGGGCGAGATCATCAAGGCGATCGAGCGGGGTGAGCGCACCTGTGAGGTGGCCAACCTGGAACTGCTCGCCGCCTACGAACGATCCGAACGGCTCGGCCGGCCGCTGAACGCCGTGGTCACGCTGTTCCACGCGCCCCTGCGCGCGCCCGGCGGGCCGCTGCACGGCGTGCAGATCGCGGTCAAGGACCTGATCGACATCGCCGGCCACCCGAGCGGCAGCGGCAATCCCCATGCGATGAGCGCCGAACCGGCCACGGCCGACGCCCCGATCATCGCGACGCTGCGCGCCACCGGGGCGGACGTCTTCGCGGCCACGTCGCTGCTCGAGTACGCGGCCGGCGCGACCCACCCGGACGTGCCCGAGGCGATGAACCCCTACAACCCCAAGCGAACCGCCGGCGGGTCCAGCGGCGGCTCGGCCGCCCTGGTCGGCGTCGGCGCCTGCGCGGTCGCCCTCGGCACGGACACCGGCGGCTCGATCCGGATCCCGGCGCACTACTGCGCCACCGTCGGGTTCAAGCCGAGCTACGGCGCGCTGCCCCTGGACGGTGTCCAGGCGCTCTCACCGACGCTTGACCATGTGGGCCTCCTCGCCCGCGACGTCCGGATCACGACCGAGGTCTTCTCGGCCCTGACGGGCACCGCACCGGAGACCGAGAGCCGTACGGCGCTGCGGATCGGCGTCCTCCCCGGTCAGCTCGAACGCGCCGAGGTCGAGCCGGACGTGGCGACCGCGGTGCGCGACGCGATCGGCGCGCTGCGCGACGCCGGCTGTTCGATCGTCGAGGTCGACGGCTCCGCCTTCGACGAGCTGGAGAAGACGTTCTCCGACATCCTGCTGTTCGAGGCCTGGCAGGTCCACGGCGAGCGGGCGACGGCCGATCCCGGCCACTACGGCCCGGAGACCCTGCGACTGGTGCGTTCCGCCGCCGAGGTGAGCGAGGCCGACTACCGCGAGGCCCTTGCCACGCGGGAGCGGCTGCTGCCCGTCGCGGCCGAGGTCTACGCCGGGATCGACGTCCTGCTGACTCCCGCCGCGCCCTTCGTCGCGCCGGTCACCACGCCCCCGGTCGACACTCCGGAGGGCGCCGCGGAGGGACTGTTCACCGGCGTCCTGAACCTCACCGGAGCACCGGCGCTGGTGCTGCCCTGCGGCTGGAGCGCGGACGGCCTTCCGATCGGGCTTCAGCTGTCGTCCCCGCTCGGCACCGACATGGGACTGCTCGCCGCGGCCCGGTACGTGGAGTCGACGCTGGACGTCGAGGCCCGCACCCCCGCCGTGCACTGA